A stretch of Coleofasciculaceae cyanobacterium DNA encodes these proteins:
- a CDS encoding glutamyl-tRNA reductase, which yields MNIVVVGLSHKTASVEVREKLSIPEAQIEEAIALLKSYPHIQEIAIISTCNRLEIYGVATDMEQGVREISQFLADKAKVCLRELRPNLFTLLREDALRHLMRVSAGLESLVLGEGQILAQVKKTHKLGHKYNGLGRLLDRLFKQAISAGKRVRNETSIGTGAVSISSAAVELVYTKVDNLPDYNITIVGAGKMACLLVKHLLSKGATKISIVNRSHRRAQELCSNFSQAKLAIYPLDEMMQAIANSDLVFTSTGATQPILDRAKLEAHLTLDRDLMLVDISVPRNIASDVSQVGCVSAYNVDDLKAVVAANQESRRKIAQEAEGIIEQEVANYILWWRSLETVPTISCLRSKVETIREQEMEKALSRLGSEFGEKHQEVIEALTRGIVNKILHEPMVQLRAQQDIEARRHCLRSLQMLFDLDTTEEQYS from the coding sequence ATGAATATTGTAGTTGTTGGTTTAAGTCACAAAACTGCTTCTGTGGAAGTGCGCGAGAAACTAAGTATCCCAGAAGCCCAGATTGAAGAAGCGATCGCATTACTGAAAAGCTATCCACACATCCAGGAAATAGCGATCATTAGTACTTGCAATCGTCTAGAAATTTATGGCGTAGCTACAGACATGGAGCAAGGAGTGAGAGAGATTAGCCAGTTTTTGGCAGACAAAGCTAAAGTTTGTCTACGGGAGCTTCGTCCTAATCTATTTACGCTTTTGAGAGAAGATGCTCTGCGTCATCTAATGCGAGTCTCGGCTGGTTTAGAAAGTTTAGTTTTGGGCGAAGGGCAAATATTGGCTCAGGTTAAAAAGACTCACAAGTTAGGACATAAATACAATGGTTTAGGCAGATTACTAGACCGTTTATTCAAACAGGCGATCTCTGCGGGGAAAAGAGTTCGCAATGAAACTAGTATCGGTACGGGTGCAGTTTCGATTAGCTCTGCTGCTGTAGAACTAGTTTATACCAAGGTAGATAATTTACCAGACTATAACATTACTATCGTTGGAGCTGGTAAAATGGCTTGCTTGCTAGTCAAGCATTTGCTATCTAAAGGAGCAACCAAAATCTCCATCGTTAATCGTTCTCATCGTCGGGCGCAAGAACTTTGCAGTAATTTTTCTCAGGCTAAACTGGCTATCTATCCGCTCGACGAAATGATGCAGGCGATCGCCAATTCAGATTTAGTGTTTACTAGCACCGGAGCGACTCAACCTATATTAGACCGTGCTAAGTTAGAGGCTCATCTAACTTTAGATAGAGACTTGATGCTGGTGGATATTTCTGTTCCGCGCAACATTGCATCTGATGTTAGCCAAGTAGGTTGCGTTAGTGCTTATAATGTGGATGATCTCAAAGCAGTAGTAGCAGCCAACCAAGAGAGCCGACGCAAAATAGCCCAGGAAGCTGAAGGCATTATTGAACAAGAAGTTGCTAACTATATCCTCTGGTGGCGATCGCTAGAAACAGTGCCGACTATTAGCTGTTTACGTAGCAAGGTAGAAACTATTCGCGAACAAGAAATGGAAAAAGCCCTGTCTAGATTGGGTTCGGAGTTTGGGGAAAAGCATCAGGAAGTAATTGAAGCTTTAACCAGAGGCATTGTGAATAAGATTCTCCATGAGCCGATGGTGCAGCTAAGAGCGCAGCAGGATATTGAAGCGCGTCGTCATTGTTTGCGATCGCTGCAAATGCTGTTCGATCTCGATACTACAGAAGAGCAATATAGTTAG